One Streptomyces sp. SAI-135 DNA segment encodes these proteins:
- a CDS encoding SAM-dependent methyltransferase, with translation MSGDALSQDPAELAKRIDTTRAHPARVYDVFLGGKDNYPADREAAAAALAANPRGYLDVRHNRDFMRRAVERLTERDGIRQYLDIGTGLPTADNVHQIAQRIRPDARVVYVDNDPVVLAHARALLTSGPEGRTDYIDADFKSPAQILEQAARTLDFDQPIALCLVAILHFVEDDEAYPIVRELVAALPAGSRIVLSHLTDEMHPEPARAVQRTYTERGFTFVFRSRAQVERFFTEVPGLSLDEPGVVPAHLWHPGPAPAPPAIDGEDFESLDDIEKIRYRDINDVTDDDINVYGATGTKA, from the coding sequence ATGTCCGGTGACGCGCTGAGCCAGGACCCGGCCGAACTGGCCAAGAGGATCGACACCACCAGGGCACACCCGGCCCGCGTCTACGACGTCTTCCTCGGCGGCAAGGACAACTACCCCGCCGACCGCGAGGCGGCCGCCGCCGCGCTCGCCGCCAACCCCCGCGGCTACCTCGACGTACGGCACAACCGCGACTTCATGCGCCGGGCCGTCGAGCGGCTGACCGAGCGGGACGGGATCCGGCAGTACCTCGACATCGGCACCGGGCTGCCCACCGCGGACAACGTCCATCAGATCGCCCAGCGGATCCGGCCCGACGCGCGCGTCGTCTACGTCGACAACGACCCGGTGGTGCTGGCGCATGCCCGCGCGCTGCTCACCAGCGGGCCCGAGGGGCGCACGGACTACATCGACGCCGACTTCAAGAGCCCCGCGCAGATCCTCGAACAGGCCGCCAGGACCCTGGACTTCGACCAGCCGATCGCGCTGTGCCTGGTCGCGATCCTGCACTTCGTCGAGGACGACGAGGCCTATCCGATCGTCCGCGAGCTCGTGGCGGCGTTGCCCGCGGGAAGCCGGATCGTGCTCAGTCACCTGACCGACGAGATGCACCCGGAGCCCGCCCGTGCGGTCCAGCGGACCTACACCGAGCGCGGGTTCACCTTCGTGTTCCGGTCCAGGGCCCAGGTCGAGCGGTTCTTCACCGAGGTGCCGGGGCTGTCGCTGGACGAGCCCGGGGTGGTGCCCGCGCATCTGTGGCACCCCGGGCCCGCGCCCGCGCCGCCCGCCATCGACGGGGAGGACTTCGAGTCCCTCGACGACATCGAGAAGATCCGCTACCGCGACATCAACGACGTCACGGACGACGACATCAACGTCTACGGGGCCACCGGCACCAAGGCGTGA